The Vitis vinifera cultivar Pinot Noir 40024 chromosome 1, ASM3070453v1 DNA segment ggaactgatgaactaccaagaatctgatcacgaataggctcaagatccggacggaggccaataagagtaaggaccatgaagaacttgtcaagctgtgtttgttgagccccaacatcaggagtaagaggcatcacagtcaagaactgctccttaagagaggcaatctgaccaatataagtagatagatccaagtcctgttggctgagatggacaatagcagaagccaccttataaagacgctggatatcattcgtgtataatcctttggcctgagtccaaaatttaaaacaagttttataggcctgaagatgaagaagaatccggggatcaaccgattgccataatacactacacaactgtgcatctatcttcctccactgtacgcggtcaacctcagggatatctgcctcctgggtaaccaaatgatcctcatatccttgacccataaaccaaagttcaacagaggcagaccaggagagataattctcactgccaaccaatttctctgaggtaatcagaggagatccagagagaacagacgtaaagatctgatttttggtggtcatattcacgtatttggatcgaagagagccctaagatgggttcagatttcggcggagagagaaaaacagtgaAACCACGGCTGTGAGAGGTGCAATCAATGGAGAAAAAAGGTCGTGACGTGcctggagaggaagagaagcagcACCCAAGCCTCGGGGATGGAGGGGGAGCCCTGTCGGAGGTGGCCGGAATGGCAAGAAGGCCAAAACCAGGGAAAAAATGGAGATGCAGGGCTCGGGGAGGACTGCCGGAGGGCTAGAAGGCCAAGACGGCGCCGGACGAGCCTGGAGAGGTGTCGGAAGTGGCCGGAAAGTGGGCCACGCGccgtcacgcgccggcgcgtgggtgACAGGCTGGAGGAGAAGGGcggcgcgtgggggcgcgtgagaTTCCGGTTGCCGGTGGGGTTTCCACTGGCGTGTAGATCAGCCTCCGGCGGTTCGGAATATGTGGTCTTTTCCCGGAAAAAAGGTCGCCGGAAAATGTCGCCGGAAAAGGTTGCCGGCGTGATGGAGATCCGACGGCGATGAGGTTGTCCGGGGTGGTTCGGAAAGAGAGTGAGGGGACCGGAGTGAAAACACAGTCACGGGACGGTTCGTCGGAATTGAGTACACGACTAAAccgaaaaaaaaattaggttttctcctttggctctgataccatgttgagagagagagagagaggagaaaaaccttattcattcattgtaatctctacttacaattgagagatatatatatacaaggctaggagtcctaactaccatacatgtgacctatattaacaaggaaagatagtatactatacatacattatatttaaCAGACACTTTTGgaacaaacaaaaatttatatagaTTGAATATTTTCCATGCAAGAGTTGGATATCTTGTATGTGATGACAATTCGGAGTATCTTGGAATTTTTGAATCCTTGGAAGTGTTATATCCAAACCCCATTATTTTCTGTAGTTTCTTAGGAATCAGTTGGAATTAACAACTCCTGCTTCAATTTCTTAGGATATGGACAGGCCCTCAAAGAAAATGTGGGAAACTATTGGGGTACAACTCATGCAAATAACTCTGCATTGGAAAATATCAATATCATGAATTAGGATGGGTTTTAGCTAGGAGGAAGCCTCCTGGGTGGTGCACAATATGGTGTGCTCAGTGTGCTCAGTGTGCTCTTTGAGATCCATTTGTATGGATTGATAAAGGTCTGCTTCTAATTATTTTGGtcaatatgaagaaaaatatcaccTAATAGATTCCACTTCCACATGATTTATGCAGGAATGAATACCGGTATTCAAGATGCTCATAATCTTGCCTGGAAATTAGCTTCTCTTGTGAAGGGTATTGCACCATCTTCAATTCTTCACACTTATGATACAGAACGTAGACCGGTATtgcttttattcttttcttgtaCTTGGGTTGCACCTGGTTCTTAGCATCCTCCTATCCataactttctatttttttatctgTCCAGAAATTGGTCTTTCATACTTTTCCCTGTTGTTCCCATTATGTTCTTGTTAAAACTTAGACACTTTGATGAGTTTTATTTTGTTGCTGTCAGATTGCCATTTTCAATACTGAGCTTAGTATTCAGAACTTCAGAGCAGCCATGGCAGTGCCTGCTACACTTGGTCTCAATCCAACTGTTGCAAACTCAGGTAAAACCAACGTTATTTGTTGATTTGATcttatttctcttttcttttgataggtTGCTTATCAATCTTTCTTTCAAATcccacctatcaaaaaaaaaaaatatctttctttcaAATTCCTGAGACACAGTAGCTTCCTTACTGGTTGATAACATATATGTATTATCATCCTgcttttccccccttttttcCCTTTGCTTTTGGGTGGTTTTGCAGTACATCAAGTTATCACCAATGGCATTGGTTCCATTTTACCTTCTGGACTACAGAGGGCAGTTTTGGATGGAATTTTCACTATAGGTCGTGCACAGGTCTCAGAATCtcttttgaatgaaaaaaaccCAATTGGATCTTTTAGGCTTGCTAAACTAAGGCGTATATTTGAAGAAGGAAAGAGTCTTCAACTCCAGTTTCCTGCCGAGGATCTTGGTTTCAGGTACcacatttattttcttacttaaaTCTCAATCTATACCAGCTAActcaatttcaaaatattcaactGGCTTTTAATCTGATGCTGAAAATTTCAGAGTTAATCGAGTCAAATTCCCTGCTTTATTTAGCAATGACTGATGTCTGAGCCTTACTGAAATAAGTCCTTTCCTTTAAAATATCGATGAATTGATCACTAGTATGTGATTTTGCTTCTGTTTGATAATTGTAGTATTGTTTTTGGACTAATCTAGATTATTCCTTCACTGAGGCTATTCTGATGGGAAGTCCATCTAAGCCAATGATCGACCTCACAAACTTATTCAAAAGCTTCAAGTCCACCAGCAAATTCTGTAATCTTATGGTGCAGGACAAAATCAGTCAATTATGATATTTATGTTAATGAGTTGGAGGAGTTTCTGAATACCTGTTTTGTTCATTGCCATTCATGTTAGGTATCTCAAAGGAGCACTTGTACCTGACAGTGACAGTGCACAGGATGCACTGGAAGCACCTACTGGCCGTCGGAGGGACTATATTCCCACTGGAGCTCCTGGGTCAAGGCTACCCCATATGAATGTGAGATTATTGTCAAATCTAACTAGTGAGGTATGTCCCAGTTAGAccatagtcttttttttttttttggttatttattctattttgttttACCAAAGGAGTAAATCACCTATATCCCAGGAGATTTAGTTTCTAAGGTTTGCTCGTTTGGCCATAATATAAATTTACTGGTTTCTGATGCCAAGTGACAGCTTGTAGGCTCTATAGAGGCCCTGGTTTAGATAGATGGTTGCATGTTCATTTTAATACATGAGCTTACTGTATGAGTGTTTGTTTGTAGGAGATTTGCTCTACCCTGGATCTGGTATCAGGAGATGAAGTAGAGTTCCTTCTCATTATAGCTCCAGTAAAGGAGTCCTACCAGCTAGCTCATGCCGCATTGAAGGTGGCAGAGGAATTTAAAGTTTCTGCCAAGGTCTGTGTAATGTGGCCTAGTAACACTGACACTGGAGATGAAATAAGTAGTGCAGGGGCATTGATGCCTTGGGAGAGCTACGTAGATGTGGTGGAAGTGGAAGTTAAGAGGTCATCGACAGTGAAGTTGTCGTGGTGGGATATGTGTCAGATGACTGACAAAGGAGCCATCCTAGTGAGGCCTGACGAGCATATTGCTTGGCGTGTTAAGACGGGAATTGTTGGGGATCCCATCTTGGAGATGCATCGGGTTTTCTCTGCCATTTTGTGTGTGAAGTCCTCTACAGCACCCCTCCCCCATACGCATATGTGAAACAAGTTGTCGATGCTCAAGAAGACAGATATTTAAAATACCTCCATCTGGATAGGAGGGAGCACTCATCTTCCACTAGATGTGCCCTCCATTTGTAGTAGCAGCTGCAGAGTCCTAGCAATTTGGATGGGTTTCTTTTAGGAGGATAAATTCAGCAATTTGATTAAACTACTAGTCCAGATGCTGAAGTTTATAGCAGTGGTGTTTTAAGAGGTTTCTTGTAGGTAAAAACACTATACAGTTCCCTCTCTCAGGTGATTTTGTAAagtatatttattcatttatatgaCTTCATCATTTATGAAagcaaaatattcattttaatgAGTTATGTCTGGAACATTTTCACTTTTAAGGCTGCATCAGGGTTATACCCCAAGCATGTACAGAAAATGTTTAACTCATGGGGCATGAGAAATGGTGCAGccaataaaaagaattttattttccaagAATAGTATCAAACAATTTCATTACATCAAAAATTACAATAACTAAAGAAAACTTCATCTTTCCTGTACTAAAGTTCAAATGGAAATGAAGGCACTTCAATGCAATGTGCTAACTGAATCATAGATGATAAATGGTTGAAATTCACATGTtaagaaccttttttttttttttttttctcatgacaGATTTGCGAGATGCAATTCACTCCCAAGACATGATATCTACTGATCTATCTGGGCGTCAAGCTCGACTTCGAGCCATCACAATCAAATAGGCAATAGATGCTGTGGTAAGTCCCAGCACTGCACCAGCAATAACCTGCACCAGAATAGGAAATTCAGCAACAAAAACATCGACCAGactataataaaaataaaaactcaccATTTCTctacattttaatattttgatatactTTTTTCAATCTTCCATCCCACCTAATCCCATGAATCAAAAGCTTCTGTAAAATATTCTAAACCTACAGGCTGTAGCATGCTCTAAAATTTAGCATTAGAGAAGGCACCAATCCAGAAATTATAGGAGGAATTTGGAAATAGTTTAGGATttaaaaagggaagaaaaaacagggacaaaataaataaaatattggaaCATGACATTATTGGAACTGCTGGGTTATAAGGCATTGGGATTTATGGGGGGACCTTAGATTCTAATTcccttttcaaaaaaataaagttcatTGAATGGTAATTTGTAatacatgagaaggatgagaaatcctttgCATATATACAAACTCTTATCAAAAGAATAGATAAATACAATGTTACCTATATAACCTCAACACAAAGAAAATGTGGTTCTACTTTCTTTAGGGAACAATACATCTACAAAAACGCAGAATCTTTGCTCCAGGATTTGCACTTTTAACCCTTTATTACACACGAAATTccaattgaattgaaaaataatgatagGTCATAGGAGTGCCCTTGAAGCTGAAGTTGTTGAAGCCCCaaaagaggaataaaaataTACTAAGTTCCATATTGTCTCTAAACCTCTCCACTTATCCCAAAAAatctttccatttctttcccgccacactaTTCATATCAATATGAGACATGCAATTTTCCAAAGAGTTCTACCCCTACTTGTACTCCTAATACCTATATCGGAAATGGTCATCATGTCATAAAGCTCCTAGAAGGGACCCAATCTTAGTCTAGCTATGCTGAATAAAACATGCCATCACGCCAAAGTTGTCACATAGTGTGAAAAGAGATGATCAACCAATTCACCGCTCCTCATACACACAACACAACATTCAGGACTAAGTTTTTTGTGAGGTCTTCTCACCTGTAGCATGTTGTTAGTATTGACCTTCCTGTTGGCCATTAGCCACACGTGAAGGCCTTGACCTTAGATAGGGCTTTAGATTGCCAAATGAGTTATGATGGAGAGAAAGGAAATGGAGCTGGCAAATTGGACAGAGCTGAGAGGAATGATTTTACAGTGAATATGCCTGAAGAAGATGAAAACTAATCTCTCATATCAGGGACAAAGAATCTCAGAGATACATGAAAAAGAAGGGACATGAGTCTTTCTAGGTCTTCTATTTCCAAATTGGTACGGTTATAGTGAAAGTTAAGGTTTcatgaaaaaggaagagaggAACCAACAATAGATGACACTGGGGCATTTCTAACTATCACAACTCTAAAAagaattggaaattgaaaacaaaGAGGTTGATTCTCtcaccacaagtcttcccagaAACAAATCCCTGCCCCATTCCCCACAATAAACTAGGTAAGACATGAGAATTCTTGGAAACCTTGTGCAATTGCTTTCCATGGCACTGATGTGACCATTTGACAACAATGTTTGCATACCAACCATTGGGATGAGTCCCATGGATACTCAATATTACCTTGTGCCAAAGAGCATCGCTCTCTGTTGCCCTTCCAACTTGGGCTTGCATACCTGTTCCCAACTAACTCTTCTTTTATTCCTTAGGTTCCAACTTTTCAAAGCTAAAGCTCTAGGAGGAGAAATTAAATGTATGCTAAGTAGCACAAACATTCACTTTCAGTAGTTACTAACTTACTACTTGGGAGGATACTGTGAATGTaaggttgttgttgttgttgggtTTTTCCCCCCTTTCGTTCTTAATCACAAATCTGTTTCTCATTGATCATAATGCTTCTAGGAAAAAACCTAATGTTCACAAATAGTTTCAGTCTATTATAGTAAATTTCAGGATTTGAATTTCATCTTGTAATTCTTACAAAGATCATTATTGATTCATTTGCAGAATATTTTGATCATTACTGTCAATGATAATTGATATGTTATGTAGGATATCAATTTAGATGCAAAGGTAATCTAGTGCAATGACCAAACCTGAGGAGGAGTGTGGCCAAGAAGTTCCCGCAGTGGTATGCTTTCAGCCAGAGGATGCTCAGCAGGGAGCTCATAAACAATTTGATTCAGAACCTGAAGAATATCCAgttccaaaatttgaaaaaagaaatcatataaaatatacaCAAGATGTTCATGCAGCTgcatatgagagagagagagagagagagagagagcatcaAACCTCTGCTTGACGTCCAGCCTGTAATCTCACACCAAATGCGTCATACATAACCTGCCACAGAATTCTTGAACATAAGGACTCACCAAGCTATTGACACTATGGGCAAATATTCATTAACATGAATAAGATGAAGAACTAATCAAACAATAACTTCAGTGATAAGCCCCGACGCAAGAGCTGGCTCAAACATCAATAGAAGTGCTGCATATAAAAGACAACCACAAACTTCCATTTTAAGATAATAGTGAACTGAGCACACAGAATGCCTGTACACAATGTGACTCTGCTGTGGTGATAGAAGGGCAAGTGTAGCAGTGATCATAGTGCATACTGCACAACAGCCTTACTGATGGAGGTGGTCTTGATTGTTGATGTGGAGGTGGGAGAAGTAGTGATAGTGGTGACAGAAAAAGTGGTGAGATGGTGCTAGTGAAGGCATGGTGGTCAACTGCTGGTTCTGGTGTTATAATTGACTTTAATCTATAAGAGAATATTGAAGCTGCCAATGATGGGTGAAGTATTCTCCTCCTCTTCTAGCTACCtccttttttcttcataagaaaaATTGGAATGAAACTAAAATAGTATCAGTTTAGCTGATCGGGTTGTGTGCACCTAAGTCAATGACTGCACAAGCGAGGAGAGGTATGGTTCAAGTTGAGGTGATTTAATCATCTAAAGAAAGATTAATGACTACAAGCAAGAAGCAGTGGTATGATTTGTTCAAGTAAACAGCATTGTAAGGATGAGGGGAAGGTAAAACAGGATGCAAGTTGAGGTTCTGGGGAAAGACATAATAGCTTGTAACTTAGCAAAAAATAGGCAAAAGATTTCACCCTACATCATATAAAAAGGAATTTTATTTTCCAGTGCATTCAAACAACAAACTGAAtggataatattaaaaatttgaagctCGTTTTTTCAGAAATAGTTAGCTTTTCATCTTGTTCACTTTCTTCTACGTTTGAGCAAAGTAACAGGGTAATCATGTATATACAAACTTGAAGAGAAAAAAGGTGCATTAAACTATGGGCAATTTCTTTCAGAAAAGCATTTCAAGTTGAAGACAGAGATCATACAACGCATGCTATGACCAATGATATTGCAAACATTGATCCTCCAAAGCCTTCTTGTAACCCAATGGCTGCAGCAAGAGCTGTAACAGTTGCAGAATGGGACGATGGCATTCCACCAGACCCAACAAGTTGCTTGAGATCCCATCGTCTATCCCTATACCTGCAAATCTCTGAAATCTTAAGACTCTTAGGGTAAACCATATACAAGACTTCGCTGGACCATTTCACTGATCAAAGCAAAGAGTAACCAAATTCATTTCAGAACACTGAAGTTTTCAGCAATAAATGCAATCAGTAACCCATTATAGTAATCACCAGAATGGTAATTTTCTCTACAAATTAGACGGAAAAAATAAGCTGGATCCAGATAACTGATTGAACACTGAACATGCTTTCAGTGTATGATCTAGACTATCAAATCA contains these protein-coding regions:
- the LOC100252740 gene encoding uncharacterized protein LOC100252740, which translates into the protein MMNQDAEASSSTTTSHYSSSSSILSNYPLLAALLSFILAQTIKVFTSWYRDRRWDLKQLVGSGGMPSSHSATVTALAAAIGLQEGFGGSMFAISLVIACVVMYDAFGVRLQAGRQAEVLNQIVYELPAEHPLAESIPLRELLGHTPPQVIAGAVLGLTTASIAYLIVMARSRA